A portion of the Bufo gargarizans isolate SCDJY-AF-19 chromosome 7, ASM1485885v1, whole genome shotgun sequence genome contains these proteins:
- the LOC122943247 gene encoding haloacid dehalogenase-like hydrolase domain-containing 5, which yields MKGLWPLCRGLRLLRTRGSTRRLHQSGMCMAADEPQSSFQPSFGLLFDIDGVLVRGKTPIPAAKKAFQKLVNSQGQFLVPVVFVTNAGNCLRQTKADQLSDILGVPISQDQVMMSHSPLRIFRQYHNKCVLVSGQGPTLDIAKYLGFSNPITIDSVLESYPFLDMVDHSKRPKILPSAAVNLPKIEAVILFGEPVRWETNLQIIMDVLLTDGHPANPHQPANYPHIPILACNMDLMWMAEAHSPRFGHGIFMVCLENIYKKITGKELKYEALMGKPSEVTYHYAEYLIRTKAAEMQWKNPVQTLYAIGDNLMTDIYGGNLYNRYLQNRNSRKGSKALVQAGSGARVTTVSQEEEAAWESELSYPSATQCKSVLVCTGIYNPHAEVPADPSQSVTETVFHGHRDFRIDPALIEPGHIVPDVNAAVDLIFQLETFVPNSDKRTL from the exons TCAAGCTTCCAGCCATCGTTTGGCCTGCTCTTCGACATTGATGGAGTACTTGTCCGAGGAAAGACCCCGATCCCTGCTGCTAAAAAAGCTTTTCAGAAGTTGGTGAACAGCCAAGGCCAATTCTTGGTGCCCGTCGTATTTGTCACCAATGCTGGAAACTGCCTCCGTCAGACCAAAGCTGATCAGCTGTCAGACATACTCGGCGTGCCG ATTTCTCAGGATCAAGTGATGATGTCGCACAGTCCTCTGCGCATTTTCAGGCAGTATCACAATAAGTGTGTCTTGGTGTCTGGACAAGGACCTACTCTCGATATTGCAAAATA TTTAGGATTTTCGAATCCTATCACAATAGACTCTGTGCTGGAGTCATACCCTTTCCTGGATATGGTGGATCATAGTAAAAGACCTAAAATTCTG CCATCTGCAGCCGTGAATCTTCCCAAAATAGAAG CTGTGATCCTCTTTGGAGAACCTGTTCGATGGGAAACCAACCTTCAGATCATCATGGATGTTCTGCTGACTGACGGTCACCCTGCGAATCCCCATCAGCCTGCCAATTATCCACATATCCCAATTCTGGCCTGTAACATGGACCTGATGTGGATGGCTGAGGCCCACTCGCCCAG GTTCGGCCATGGCATCTTCATGGTTTGTTTAGAGAACATCTATAAGAAGATTACAGGGAAGGAGCTGAAATACGAAGCCTTGATGGGAAAACCCAGTGAGGTGACCTATCACTATGCAGAATACCTCATCCGGACCAAAGCAGCGGAGATGCAGTGGAAGAACCCCGTCCAAACGCTTTATGCAATAGG GGACAATTTAATGACTGATATTTATGGTGGTAACCTCTACAACCGCTACCTTCAGAATAGGAACTCCAGAAAAGGCTCCAAGGCATTGGTGCAAGCTGGCTCTGGAGCGCGAGTAACCACGGTGTCTCAGGAGGAGGAAGCGGCGTGGGAAAGTGAGCTCTCCTATCCCAGCGCGACTCAGTGCAAGTCCGTTCTCGTGTGCACTGGGATCTACAATCCTCATGCCGAAGTGCCTGCCGACCCTTCACAGTCTGTTACTGAAACCGTATTTCACGGCCATCGGGATTTCAGGATCGATCCAGCCTTGATTGAACCTGGGCACATTGTTCCTGATGTGAATGCCGCCGTCGACCTGATCTTCCAACTAGAAACCTTTGTGCCAAACAGTGATAAGAGGACTTTATAA